In Phycisphaerae bacterium, one genomic interval encodes:
- a CDS encoding FG-GAP repeat protein codes for MQRTRYLATLLAVAGLVQAAPREFQSQDAGTRYGGAIAGQDWGRPLASGDLDGDGYDDVIVGASKSWGGILSQVSVLRGGPGRHGLGLVDLTQTAPDQTILGAAVDDNLGASIATGDFNGDGVADLVLCASTADLSGVTDRGIAYLIYGGPDFFNLAVRDLAVTSNWSLRVLGPVAGGDMGGYNLFGGLDAHGAGFGNLNGDAYADLILGVHRADGGATQSGRVYVIFGGPFPPGYTRNLAVATSYNVRIDGKGTYDELGTFVLAADLTGDGIDELILPNEYASRGLFTSEGAVHIWRGRTTWANLYQLTVAPADITLLGARAQDELGVAAAAGDFNGDGLMDLVTAAPGADAGPHNTQRGDGFIYGLLGSPTYQTGTLTINYLTAPPDFLLIGEFEENLGDELSAGDFDGDGYADIAACERFGGPATNGVVEVLFGRDFDPGATYVAAVDTDLRIIGAAQDRIGFSLSAADVNNDGLAEILFGTPFNNADRGTAYLFTYVSGDADHDRDVDLADIAALQACADAPRGLAAPCPQFDLDLDEDVDALDFAALLPYLGGPQ; via the coding sequence ATGCAGCGAACTCGCTATCTCGCCACCTTGCTCGCGGTGGCCGGCCTCGTGCAGGCCGCGCCGCGCGAGTTTCAGTCCCAGGATGCTGGCACCCGTTACGGCGGGGCCATTGCCGGCCAGGACTGGGGCCGGCCGCTGGCCTCCGGCGACCTGGACGGCGACGGCTACGACGATGTGATCGTGGGCGCCTCGAAATCCTGGGGCGGGATTCTGAGCCAGGTGAGCGTGCTGCGCGGCGGACCCGGCCGACATGGTCTGGGCCTCGTCGATCTGACGCAGACCGCCCCCGACCAGACGATTCTCGGCGCGGCGGTCGACGACAACCTCGGCGCTTCGATCGCGACGGGCGATTTCAACGGCGACGGGGTTGCCGACCTCGTGCTGTGTGCCTCCACCGCCGATCTCTCCGGCGTCACTGACCGCGGCATCGCGTACCTGATCTATGGCGGCCCGGACTTCTTCAACCTGGCGGTGCGCGATCTGGCCGTCACCAGCAACTGGAGCCTGCGCGTGCTCGGCCCGGTCGCGGGCGGCGACATGGGCGGCTACAACCTGTTCGGCGGGCTCGACGCGCATGGCGCCGGTTTCGGGAACCTCAACGGCGATGCATATGCCGACCTCATTCTGGGCGTGCACCGCGCGGACGGCGGCGCGACGCAATCCGGACGCGTCTACGTGATCTTCGGTGGACCGTTCCCGCCGGGTTACACGCGCAATCTCGCCGTCGCGACCAGCTACAACGTGCGCATCGACGGCAAGGGCACGTACGACGAGCTGGGCACGTTCGTGCTGGCGGCCGATCTCACGGGCGACGGCATCGATGAGCTGATCCTGCCCAACGAGTACGCCAGCCGGGGTTTGTTCACCTCGGAAGGGGCCGTGCATATCTGGCGCGGCCGGACCACCTGGGCAAACCTGTATCAGTTGACCGTCGCGCCGGCGGACATCACGCTGCTCGGCGCGCGGGCCCAGGACGAGCTGGGCGTGGCGGCTGCGGCGGGAGACTTCAATGGCGACGGGCTGATGGACCTGGTCACGGCGGCGCCGGGGGCGGATGCCGGTCCGCATAACACGCAGCGCGGCGACGGTTTCATCTATGGCCTGCTCGGCTCCCCCACCTACCAGACCGGCACGCTGACCATCAATTACCTGACCGCCCCGCCGGACTTCTTGCTCATTGGCGAGTTCGAGGAGAACCTCGGCGACGAGCTGAGTGCCGGCGATTTCGACGGCGACGGCTACGCGGACATCGCGGCCTGCGAGCGGTTCGGCGGCCCCGCAACCAACGGCGTGGTGGAGGTGCTGTTCGGCCGTGACTTTGACCCGGGCGCGACGTATGTCGCGGCGGTCGATACCGATCTCCGCATCATCGGGGCCGCGCAAGACCGGATCGGTTTCTCCTTGAGCGCGGCGGACGTCAACAACGACGGGCTGGCGGAGATTTTGTTCGGCACGCCGTTCAACAACGCGGACCGCGGCACGGCGTACCTCTTCACGTACGTGAGTGGCGACGCGGACCACGATCGCGACGTTGACCTGGCGGACATCGCGGCGCTGCAGGCGTGTGCGGACGCACCGCGCGGGTTGGCCGCGCCCTGCCCGCAGTTTGATCTTGATTTGGATGAGGATGTGGATGCGCTGGATTTTGCGGCGCTACTGCCCTACCTGGGTGGCCCGCAATGA
- a CDS encoding DUF5010 domain-containing protein, protein MMRACVVLLLGWLVIGAAAWCGAADEMRIPPVPTPDAIATAPSFAPADRVVATHYFYWYRWPDEHFFGDRARTRSNLRQHFPDDSTVSYESPAWHRQQMEDLRAAGIDVALCVYWGAPNQYDKHDLRFSVRGLPPLVAALDELAQTGPTPRVALFYDTSTLLGVHAYPQPGRGNVDLRTDEGKEIFYRTIRDFFCLVPPRHWACIDGRPLVQLYEAAFAAGHDQSTVDYVYAHFAADFAGRRPLIVSGPSWSFQADLRTGWGAALGGPLIGDGAVQIGPGYDDSPVSGRTTPTRDRLGGGFYAASWLLALQARPRLVILETWSELHEGTAICDTLEDGRFYIDLTRHFSDIYRAGQVPVADEWARVVKTLLNAPASNRGGREFASRLHLALHVAADGQLVEEGLRLCRDVADGVYEVATVDGQGCVRTRPGVSAARYLYYDVADPYYYDHRGTLTLRVTYLDSGHDPITVQFDSTAETGTVADRYRPAAPVIVRADSGSWKTATVPMPGARCANRQNGGADFRFDSASDMTIGRVEVTKLSDGFRL, encoded by the coding sequence ATGATGCGCGCCTGCGTGGTCTTATTGCTCGGATGGCTGGTTATTGGCGCGGCGGCGTGGTGCGGCGCCGCCGACGAAATGCGGATTCCGCCCGTGCCGACGCCGGATGCGATTGCGACGGCGCCGAGTTTTGCCCCCGCCGACCGGGTGGTGGCGACGCATTACTTCTACTGGTATCGCTGGCCGGACGAGCACTTCTTCGGGGATCGCGCCCGGACGCGCTCCAACCTGCGGCAGCACTTCCCGGACGACAGCACGGTGAGTTACGAATCCCCGGCCTGGCATCGTCAGCAGATGGAGGACTTGCGCGCCGCCGGCATCGACGTGGCGTTGTGCGTGTACTGGGGGGCGCCGAACCAATACGACAAGCACGACCTGCGCTTCTCGGTGCGCGGCCTGCCACCGCTGGTGGCGGCGCTCGACGAGCTGGCCCAGACCGGCCCCACGCCGCGCGTCGCGCTCTTCTATGACACTTCGACGCTGCTGGGCGTGCACGCCTATCCGCAGCCCGGCCGCGGCAACGTGGACCTGCGCACCGACGAAGGCAAAGAGATCTTCTACCGCACGATCCGCGACTTCTTCTGCCTGGTACCGCCGCGACACTGGGCGTGCATTGACGGCCGGCCGCTGGTGCAACTGTACGAAGCGGCCTTCGCGGCCGGACACGATCAGAGCACCGTGGATTACGTCTACGCGCACTTCGCGGCCGATTTTGCCGGCCGGCGGCCGCTGATCGTCAGCGGGCCGTCCTGGTCGTTCCAAGCGGACCTGCGCACCGGCTGGGGCGCGGCGCTCGGCGGCCCGCTGATCGGCGACGGGGCCGTGCAGATCGGTCCGGGCTACGACGACTCCCCGGTCTCCGGCCGCACCACGCCGACGCGCGACCGGCTGGGCGGTGGCTTCTACGCGGCCTCCTGGCTGTTGGCACTGCAGGCCCGGCCGCGGCTGGTCATCCTCGAGACCTGGAGCGAGTTGCATGAAGGCACAGCGATCTGTGATACGCTGGAGGACGGCCGCTTCTACATCGACCTGACGCGGCACTTCAGCGACATCTACAGGGCGGGGCAAGTGCCGGTGGCCGACGAGTGGGCCCGCGTCGTCAAGACGCTGCTCAACGCGCCCGCGTCCAACCGCGGGGGCCGCGAGTTCGCCAGCCGGCTGCACCTCGCGCTGCACGTCGCCGCGGATGGCCAGCTCGTGGAGGAGGGTCTGCGGTTGTGCCGCGACGTGGCGGATGGCGTATACGAAGTCGCCACGGTGGATGGGCAGGGCTGCGTGCGGACGCGGCCGGGTGTCAGTGCAGCGCGGTACCTGTACTACGACGTGGCCGACCCGTATTACTACGACCACCGCGGCACGCTCACGCTGCGGGTTACGTACCTCGACTCCGGGCACGACCCGATCACGGTGCAGTTCGATTCGACGGCGGAAACCGGCACGGTGGCGGACCGGTACCGTCCGGCGGCGCCGGTGATCGTGCGCGCGGACAGCGGGAGCTGGAAGACCGCGACGGTGCCGATGCCGGGCGCGCGGTGTGCAAACCGGCAGAACGGGGGCGCCGATTTCCGCTTTGATTCCGCGAGCGACATGACTATCGGACGTGTCGAAGTCACCAAGCTTTCGGACGGTTTCCGTCTTTAA
- a CDS encoding family 10 glycosylhydrolase, whose product MRWFDAAVICGWVFAWCAPAAAQTPEFRAMWATRFEWPHASQDICQAAIDELMSDLADAHFNAVFFQIRGQADVLYPSPVEVWSPLIGGQDPGWDPLAYAIQAAHAHGIQFHAYINTHTCWQSVPAAAHTLPENPNHTFYAHCNAADPAARDWLLHDNLTAPAQFGESHYVWFAPGVPACQAYTRQQVLYVVEHYDVDGVHFDRIRTPGTNTVSWDPVSRARFLDPRTNPEGLDFSAWTADQITRSVRDMYAAIMALKPHVQVSAAVYPNPTTAPTAQHQDALGWAAAGAMDLLVPMMYYGGGAGTAWDTWLQYWLAATSGCETYIVPGHSTSQGVSSLVDQINLARLRAAAGNSVFSWSSFSFWTTYREGVYAVAAPVPALPWKANPTTGIIVGHVTAPDGLPVTDAQVHAAGCTHTALSSTDGFYSFVHLPPGTYTLSATHPDYRAVSLPDVVVAAGAVVACPLAFVETTPAGDFNDNGWIDPGDLAPMLYCLGGPGYGFLPGHFCATGDGDADADVDLRDVALFQRYYGVP is encoded by the coding sequence ATGCGCTGGTTCGACGCAGCCGTCATCTGCGGGTGGGTATTCGCGTGGTGCGCCCCAGCGGCGGCGCAGACGCCCGAATTCCGCGCCATGTGGGCGACGCGGTTCGAGTGGCCGCACGCCAGTCAAGACATCTGCCAGGCCGCCATCGACGAATTGATGTCCGACCTCGCGGACGCGCACTTCAACGCGGTCTTCTTTCAGATCCGGGGCCAGGCGGACGTGCTCTACCCGTCGCCGGTCGAGGTGTGGTCCCCGCTGATCGGCGGCCAGGACCCCGGCTGGGACCCGCTGGCCTACGCGATCCAGGCCGCGCATGCCCACGGCATCCAGTTCCACGCGTACATCAACACGCACACCTGCTGGCAGAGTGTGCCGGCCGCGGCCCACACGTTGCCGGAGAACCCGAACCACACGTTCTACGCGCACTGCAACGCCGCCGATCCCGCCGCCCGCGACTGGCTGCTCCATGACAACCTGACGGCACCGGCGCAGTTCGGCGAATCGCATTACGTCTGGTTCGCGCCCGGCGTGCCGGCCTGTCAGGCTTACACCCGACAGCAGGTGCTTTACGTTGTCGAGCATTACGACGTGGATGGCGTGCATTTCGACCGGATCCGCACCCCGGGCACAAACACCGTTTCGTGGGACCCGGTCAGCCGCGCGCGCTTCCTCGATCCACGGACCAACCCCGAGGGCCTGGACTTCTCAGCCTGGACCGCGGACCAGATCACCCGCAGCGTGCGCGACATGTACGCCGCGATCATGGCGCTCAAGCCGCACGTCCAGGTGAGCGCGGCCGTGTACCCCAACCCCACCACCGCGCCGACGGCGCAGCATCAGGATGCGCTCGGCTGGGCCGCGGCGGGGGCGATGGACCTGCTGGTGCCCATGATGTACTACGGCGGTGGCGCGGGGACGGCTTGGGACACGTGGCTGCAGTATTGGCTGGCGGCGACCAGCGGCTGCGAGACGTACATCGTGCCCGGTCACTCAACCAGCCAAGGCGTGAGTTCGCTCGTCGATCAGATCAACCTCGCGCGGCTGCGCGCCGCCGCCGGCAACAGCGTCTTCTCCTGGAGCTCGTTCAGCTTTTGGACGACGTATCGCGAGGGCGTGTATGCCGTCGCGGCCCCCGTGCCCGCGCTGCCGTGGAAAGCCAACCCGACGACGGGCATCATCGTCGGCCACGTCACCGCGCCCGATGGCCTGCCGGTGACCGACGCGCAAGTCCACGCCGCCGGCTGCACGCACACCGCCCTGTCCAGCACCGATGGGTTCTATTCGTTCGTCCATCTGCCGCCCGGAACGTACACGCTGAGTGCCACGCATCCGGATTACCGCGCGGTGAGCCTGCCGGACGTCGTCGTCGCGGCGGGCGCGGTTGTGGCGTGTCCGCTGGCGTTCGTCGAGACGACACCCGCGGGCGATTTCAACGACAACGGCTGGATTGACCCCGGCGACCTCGCCCCGATGCTCTACTGCCTGGGCGGCCCGGGGTACGGTTTCCTGCCCGGCCATTTCTGTGCGACCGGCGACGGTGACGCCGATGCGGACGTCGACCTGCGCGACGTCGCGCTGTTCCAGCGCTACTACGGCGTGCCGTAG
- a CDS encoding family 10 glycosylhydrolase, which translates to MARTTMTSEASRLRRPAARSISVLPLCLGALVLLLTGCQAGTRMHEPVRAIWVTRFDFESPGDVAQIMENCQQGGFNTVFFQVRGNGTAFYKSSFEPWADELGGQDPGWDPLELACREAHTRNLELHAWVNVVPAWRGTTPPANPEQLYNKHPEWFWYDQHGNRQALSSFYVSVNPCLPEVRNYLVEVFRDLVTRYDVDGLHMDYIRFPNEPPAVPRDSDIDYPRDERTLALYREATGKAPDDDPAAWNRWRTDQVTQLVADIHAMLRQSRPEAALSASVGAVAANALRHFQDGPRWAREQLLDAVILMNYVETAEEFVMRTEPWLQERLPVPIVPGLWFGRHRDQTPEQAAQAVRAQLEAAHAKTGDFCLFSYASLFDSADENELARQSERQREMRATRRAVILPYIQNLAQKDR; encoded by the coding sequence ATGGCGAGGACTACGATGACCAGCGAGGCGAGTAGGTTGCGCCGTCCAGCGGCGCGTTCGATCAGCGTTCTACCTTTGTGTCTAGGTGCCCTGGTGCTGTTGTTGACCGGCTGCCAGGCGGGGACGCGCATGCACGAACCCGTGCGGGCCATCTGGGTCACGCGCTTCGACTTCGAGTCGCCTGGCGACGTCGCGCAGATCATGGAGAACTGCCAGCAGGGCGGCTTCAACACCGTGTTCTTCCAGGTCCGCGGCAACGGCACGGCCTTCTACAAGTCCAGCTTCGAGCCGTGGGCGGACGAGCTCGGCGGGCAGGATCCGGGCTGGGACCCGCTGGAGCTGGCCTGCCGCGAGGCGCACACCCGAAACCTCGAGCTCCACGCGTGGGTGAACGTCGTTCCGGCCTGGCGCGGCACCACGCCGCCGGCGAACCCGGAACAGCTCTACAACAAGCACCCCGAGTGGTTCTGGTACGACCAGCATGGCAACCGGCAGGCGCTCTCATCGTTCTATGTGAGCGTCAACCCGTGCCTGCCCGAGGTGCGCAACTACCTCGTCGAGGTATTTCGCGACCTGGTGACGCGCTACGACGTCGACGGCCTGCACATGGACTACATCCGCTTCCCGAACGAGCCGCCGGCGGTGCCGCGTGACTCGGACATCGACTACCCGCGCGACGAGCGCACGCTGGCGCTGTATCGCGAGGCGACCGGCAAGGCCCCCGACGATGACCCCGCGGCCTGGAACCGCTGGCGCACCGACCAGGTCACGCAGCTCGTGGCGGATATCCATGCCATGCTGCGGCAGAGCCGGCCGGAGGCGGCCCTGTCGGCGTCCGTGGGCGCGGTGGCGGCGAACGCGTTGCGGCACTTCCAGGATGGCCCGCGCTGGGCTCGCGAGCAGTTGTTGGACGCCGTCATCCTCATGAACTACGTGGAGACCGCGGAGGAATTCGTCATGCGCACCGAGCCGTGGCTGCAAGAGCGCCTGCCGGTGCCCATCGTCCCTGGCCTCTGGTTCGGGCGGCATCGGGATCAGACGCCCGAGCAGGCCGCGCAGGCCGTCCGGGCGCAGCTCGAGGCCGCGCACGCGAAGACCGGCGATTTCTGCCTGTTTTCGTATGCGTCGCTGTTCGACTCCGCCGACGAGAACGAACTGGCCCGCCAGAGCGAACGGCAGCGCGAGATGCGCGCCACGCGGCGTGCGGTCATCCTGCCGTATATTCAGAATCTGGCCCAGAAGGACCGCTGA